A DNA window from Helianthus annuus cultivar XRQ/B chromosome 15, HanXRQr2.0-SUNRISE, whole genome shotgun sequence contains the following coding sequences:
- the LOC110909846 gene encoding protein SCAR2 isoform X1, with amino-acid sequence MPFSRYQIRNEFSLGDATLLKAGGRDDPEALLKGVAMAGLVGVLRQLGDLAEFAAEIFHGLHEQVMVTASRGHGLSTRVQQIESDFRSFEKTYLSQTRPSAFFTRSGIRWHPNLQTEHNIITKGDIPRFVMDSYEECRGPPQLFLLDKFDVAGAGACLKRYTDPSIYKVEAPSYEMTMAETQRGKKIRKSKKKGSRWKNGHTPEVFQPSHVKLHQLLLEERVQNGASNPARRAKLKKRETKIPFDTETSKGYVMTLLSSPPEDKFVHEVKTVNSPLRLPTDRSEEPVVVETFEVKMVNSPLDDNEEKHISLHGEHKNVIEHNKQSDDDVASETENYKDALATMESEVETDADSVTTSPNNMSPRGNDFPRPFASTEIPFRPRVQISDNCTDLLVDQETIFIENNCVDVKSPIKKENEIDSDDVMASFLVEDDNSNSTLVNSHVEEQPFASFGDKLDICEDEMEEMPPLPPLPPMEWRVGKLQMPPLPPVVPRVEPHQSLNPNEIAASKNSECDHQVNAVEPEEQMVSQPPFDSVESRNVSTSGPDITRLSSTSSLPSGDDELRNDKQSMKVQRARTPPIDAVAPYGKVKLRKVPERATPLFPKEEERDTFLEQIRAKSSNLKPAVKSRPVVIPGPTTNLRVAAILEKANAIRQAFAGSDDDEDDNDSWSDS; translated from the exons ATGCCATTCAGTAGATATCAGATAAGAAACGAGTTCAGTTTGGGTGATGCAACGCTGTTGAAAGCAGGTGGTAGAGATGATCCTGAAGCTTTGCTTAAAGGTGTTGCAATGGCGGGTCTCGTTGGTGTTCTTCGTCAACTCGGTGATCTAGCTGA GTTTGCAGCAGAGATTTTTCATGGGTTACATGAACAAGTGATGGTAACTGCTTCTAGGGGACATGGTTTATCGACACGTGTTCAACAGATCGAGTCAGATTTTCGTTCATTTGAAAAGACATATCTTTCCCAAACACGCCCTTCAGCATTCTTCACCCGTTCAG GTATTCGGTGGCATCCTAATCTGCAAACAGAACATAATATTATCACCAAGGGAGATATACCTCGGTTTGTCATGGATTCTTATGAAGAATGTCGCGGCCCGCCTCAGTTATTTCTGCTAGACAA GTTTGATGTTGCTGGTGCTGGGGCATGCTTAAAACGTTACACTGACCCATCAATATATAAAGTTGAAGCACCATCATATGAAATGACGATGGCGGAAACTCAAAGGGGCAAAAAGATTCGTAAGTCAAAG AAGAAGGGATCACGATGGAAAAATGGACACACTCCTGAGGTTTTCCAGCCGTCACATGTCAA ACTGCATCAATTGCTCCTTGAGGAGCGCGTGCAAAATGGCGCAAGTAATCCTGCACGCCGTGCAAAATTAAAGAAAAGGGAAACTAAAATCCCATTCGACACAGAAACTAGTAAAGGATACGTGATGACATTATTAAGTTCTCCACCAGAGGATAAATTTGTGCATGAGGTTAAAACGGTAAATTCACCCTTACGTTTGCCTACCGATCGTTCTGAGGAACCAGTGGTTGTTGAAACATTTGAGGTTAAAATGGTAAATTCACCCTTAGATGATAATGAAGAAAAACACATTTCTCTTCATGGAGAACACAAAAATGTTATTGAACATAATAAACAATCCGATGATGACGTGGCAAGTGAGACAGAAAATTACAAGGATGCCCTTGCCACCATGGAATCAGAAGTTGAAACAGATGCTGATTCTGTAACCACTTCACCCAATAATATGTCTCCACGTGGCAACGACTTTCCTCGCCCGTTTGCAAGTACCGAAATCCCATTTCGCCCACGTGTCCAAATCTCTGATAATTGCACAGATTTGCTTGTGGATCAAGAAACAATCTTTATAGAAAATAATTGTGTAGATGTTAAAAGTccaataaaaaaagaaaatgaaattgaCTCGGATGACGTTATGGCCTCTTTTCTTGTTGAGGATGATAATTCCAATTCTACCCTTGTGAATTCACATGTGGAAGAGCAGCCTTTTGCTTCTTTTGGGGACAAACTTGACATTTGTGAAGATGAAATGGAGGAGATGCCGCCATTGCCACCTCTGCCGCCTATGGAATGGAGGGTGGGAAAGCTTCAGATGCCGCCATTGCCGCCAGTTGTTCCCCGAGTTGAACCCCACCAGTCATTGAATCCGAATGAGATTGCTGCAAGCAAGAACTCTGAATGTGATCATCAAGTGAATGCAGTGGAACCTGAAGAACAAATGGTCTCACAACCACCATTTGATAGTGTGGAATCTCGAAATGTTTCGACTTCTGGACCAGATATTACTAGGTTGTCAAGCACATCTTCACTTCCTTCAGGTGATGATGAACTGCGAAACGATAAACAGTCAATGAAAGTTCAACGAGCTCGTACTCCGCCCATAGATGCAGTTGCTCCTTATGGCAAAGTCAAG TTGAGGAAGGTCCCAGAACGAGCAACGCCTCTCTTCCCAAAGGAAGAGGAAAGGGACACTTTTCTCGAACAGATCCGGGCCAAG TCCTCCAACTTGAAGCCAGCTGTCAAAAGCAGGCCCGTTGTTATTCCGGGCCCCACGACGAACTTGAGGGTAGCTGCCATTTTAGAAAAAGCAAATGCAATTCGTCAGGCATTTGCTggaagtgatgatgatgaagatgataatgATAGTTGGAGCGACTCATGA
- the LOC110909846 gene encoding protein SCAR2 isoform X2: MVTASRGHGLSTRVQQIESDFRSFEKTYLSQTRPSAFFTRSGIRWHPNLQTEHNIITKGDIPRFVMDSYEECRGPPQLFLLDKFDVAGAGACLKRYTDPSIYKVEAPSYEMTMAETQRGKKIRKSKKKGSRWKNGHTPEVFQPSHVKLHQLLLEERVQNGASNPARRAKLKKRETKIPFDTETSKGYVMTLLSSPPEDKFVHEVKTVNSPLRLPTDRSEEPVVVETFEVKMVNSPLDDNEEKHISLHGEHKNVIEHNKQSDDDVASETENYKDALATMESEVETDADSVTTSPNNMSPRGNDFPRPFASTEIPFRPRVQISDNCTDLLVDQETIFIENNCVDVKSPIKKENEIDSDDVMASFLVEDDNSNSTLVNSHVEEQPFASFGDKLDICEDEMEEMPPLPPLPPMEWRVGKLQMPPLPPVVPRVEPHQSLNPNEIAASKNSECDHQVNAVEPEEQMVSQPPFDSVESRNVSTSGPDITRLSSTSSLPSGDDELRNDKQSMKVQRARTPPIDAVAPYGKVKLRKVPERATPLFPKEEERDTFLEQIRAKSSNLKPAVKSRPVVIPGPTTNLRVAAILEKANAIRQAFAGSDDDEDDNDSWSDS; this comes from the exons ATGGTAACTGCTTCTAGGGGACATGGTTTATCGACACGTGTTCAACAGATCGAGTCAGATTTTCGTTCATTTGAAAAGACATATCTTTCCCAAACACGCCCTTCAGCATTCTTCACCCGTTCAG GTATTCGGTGGCATCCTAATCTGCAAACAGAACATAATATTATCACCAAGGGAGATATACCTCGGTTTGTCATGGATTCTTATGAAGAATGTCGCGGCCCGCCTCAGTTATTTCTGCTAGACAA GTTTGATGTTGCTGGTGCTGGGGCATGCTTAAAACGTTACACTGACCCATCAATATATAAAGTTGAAGCACCATCATATGAAATGACGATGGCGGAAACTCAAAGGGGCAAAAAGATTCGTAAGTCAAAG AAGAAGGGATCACGATGGAAAAATGGACACACTCCTGAGGTTTTCCAGCCGTCACATGTCAA ACTGCATCAATTGCTCCTTGAGGAGCGCGTGCAAAATGGCGCAAGTAATCCTGCACGCCGTGCAAAATTAAAGAAAAGGGAAACTAAAATCCCATTCGACACAGAAACTAGTAAAGGATACGTGATGACATTATTAAGTTCTCCACCAGAGGATAAATTTGTGCATGAGGTTAAAACGGTAAATTCACCCTTACGTTTGCCTACCGATCGTTCTGAGGAACCAGTGGTTGTTGAAACATTTGAGGTTAAAATGGTAAATTCACCCTTAGATGATAATGAAGAAAAACACATTTCTCTTCATGGAGAACACAAAAATGTTATTGAACATAATAAACAATCCGATGATGACGTGGCAAGTGAGACAGAAAATTACAAGGATGCCCTTGCCACCATGGAATCAGAAGTTGAAACAGATGCTGATTCTGTAACCACTTCACCCAATAATATGTCTCCACGTGGCAACGACTTTCCTCGCCCGTTTGCAAGTACCGAAATCCCATTTCGCCCACGTGTCCAAATCTCTGATAATTGCACAGATTTGCTTGTGGATCAAGAAACAATCTTTATAGAAAATAATTGTGTAGATGTTAAAAGTccaataaaaaaagaaaatgaaattgaCTCGGATGACGTTATGGCCTCTTTTCTTGTTGAGGATGATAATTCCAATTCTACCCTTGTGAATTCACATGTGGAAGAGCAGCCTTTTGCTTCTTTTGGGGACAAACTTGACATTTGTGAAGATGAAATGGAGGAGATGCCGCCATTGCCACCTCTGCCGCCTATGGAATGGAGGGTGGGAAAGCTTCAGATGCCGCCATTGCCGCCAGTTGTTCCCCGAGTTGAACCCCACCAGTCATTGAATCCGAATGAGATTGCTGCAAGCAAGAACTCTGAATGTGATCATCAAGTGAATGCAGTGGAACCTGAAGAACAAATGGTCTCACAACCACCATTTGATAGTGTGGAATCTCGAAATGTTTCGACTTCTGGACCAGATATTACTAGGTTGTCAAGCACATCTTCACTTCCTTCAGGTGATGATGAACTGCGAAACGATAAACAGTCAATGAAAGTTCAACGAGCTCGTACTCCGCCCATAGATGCAGTTGCTCCTTATGGCAAAGTCAAG TTGAGGAAGGTCCCAGAACGAGCAACGCCTCTCTTCCCAAAGGAAGAGGAAAGGGACACTTTTCTCGAACAGATCCGGGCCAAG TCCTCCAACTTGAAGCCAGCTGTCAAAAGCAGGCCCGTTGTTATTCCGGGCCCCACGACGAACTTGAGGGTAGCTGCCATTTTAGAAAAAGCAAATGCAATTCGTCAGGCATTTGCTggaagtgatgatgatgaagatgataatgATAGTTGGAGCGACTCATGA
- the LOC110911173 gene encoding uncharacterized protein LOC110911173, with amino-acid sequence MEKRGITLSRKLRSKVGKGDKTSFWTDAWLGETTLREQFPLIYQLVKEKKAKIQNYYKLSRNGRIWDWAWKRVPCTDEERQQMEDLKERLMQFQLSDDPDVWMWGNEGDQNFTVKSVRNSLANQLNINEVAEDFQWNKWAANKCCLFVWRALQGRIPTATQLRGRGVQIPSVICKLCGRADETPNHLLVSCCHANSVWEQIRSWVKITGTRKPETLKEVIEDINVCQWPKVKKKAVHAIVMLTAWVIWKNRNAKIFKDRCDAVYKLIEEIKGESYQWMRQRTKVQIESWEEWKLFTWCK; translated from the coding sequence ATGGAGAAAAGAGGAATAACATTGTCAAGAAAGTTAAGAAGCAAGGTGGGTAAAGGAGATAAAACAAGTTTCTGGACAGATGCATGGCTAGGCGAAACAACACTACGGGAGCAGTTTCCTTTGATTTATCAGCTCGTGAAGGAGAAAAAAGCAAAAATACAGAACTACTACAAGTTATCACGTAATGGCAGAATATGGGACTGGGCTTGGAAGCGAGTACCATGTACGGATGAGGAAAGGCAACAAATGGAAGATCTAAAAGAAAGATTAATGCAGTTTCAACTATCGGATGATCCAGATGTATGGATGTGGGGTAACGAGGGAGACCAAAATTTTACGGTAAAAAGCGTGAGAAACTCTCTAGCAAACCAATTGAATATAAATGAAGTTGCGGAAGACTTCCAATGGAATAAGTGGGCTGCAAATAAGTGCTGTTTGTTTGTCTGGAGGGCACTACAGGGTCGGATCCCCACGGCAACACAGTTAAGGGGGAGAGGCGTTCAAATCCCATCTGTCATTTGTAAGTTATGTGGCCGAGCAGATGAAACGCCAAATCATCTACTTGTGTCGTGTTGTCATGCAAACTCGGTTTGGGAACAGATTCGGAGCTGGGTAAAGATCACAGGAACAAGGAAACCTGAAACGCTGAAGGAAGTAATTGAAGACATAAACGTCTGCCAGTGGCCGAAGGTTAAGAAGAAAGCAGTTCACGCAATAGTTATGTTAACAGCTTGGGTGATTTGGAAGAATCGAAATGCAAAGATCTTTAAAGATAGGTGTGATGCAGTCTACAAACTAATTGAAGAAATAAAGGGAGAGTCGTACCAATGGATGAGACAGAGAACGAAGGTGCAAATTGAATCGTGGGAAGAGTGGAAGCTTTTTACATGGTGTAAATAA
- the LOC110909848 gene encoding short-chain dehydrogenase reductase 2a, which translates to MPSEVMSKETFQGIHVQETETNPIFYRRLEGKIAIVTGGAGGIGAATVRLFAKHGAKVVIADINDETGLALASTLSPLATYVSCDVSLEAEVQTLIDSTMSRYGRVDILFNNAGVLGNQSKHKSIVDFSVDEFDKVMSVNVRGVALGMKHAARVMIPKKMGCIISTASVASVMGGMGPQAYTASKHAIVGLTKNAACELGKHGIRVNCISPFGVATSMLVNAWRNEDEDKSFRAPNEKEIEKMENFVNSLGNLKGTTLKAKDIAEAALYLASDESRYVSGHNLIVDGAVTTTKNCVSL; encoded by the exons ATGCCTAGTGAAGTTATGTCTAAAGAAACCTTCCAAGGGATTCATGTCCAAGAAACAGAAACCAACCCTATCTTCTATAGAAG GTTGGAGGGAAAGATTGCAATTGTCACCGGTGGTGCCGGAGGGATTGGTGCAGCCACCGTGAGGTTGTTTGCCAAACATGGTGCCAAAGTAGTCATAGCTGATATCAACGATGAAACCGGACTCGCACTTGCTAGTACGCTGTCTCCTTTAGCCACATATGTTTCTTGCGACGTTAGCTTGGAAGCGGAAGTCCAAACCCTAATTGACTCGACCATGTCTCGTTATGGTCGAGTCGATATCTTGTTCAACAATGCTGGAGTGCTTGGAAACCAGTCCAAGCACAAAAGCATTGTTGATTTTAGTGTAGATGAGTTTGATAAAGTAATGAGTGTGAATGTCAGAGGAGTCGCCTTAGGGATGAAACATGCTGCTAGGGTTATGATTCCGAAAAAGATGGGATGCATCATTTCAACTGCTAGTGTAGCAAGCGTCATGGGTGGGATGGGCCCACAGGCATACACGGCCTCCAAGCACGCAATCGTCGGGCTTACAAAGAATGCAGCTTGTGAGTTGGGAAAACATGGGATTAGGGTCAATTGTATTTCTCCTTTTGGGGTAGCGACATCTATGCTTGTGAATGCGTGGCGAAACGAAGATGAGGATAAAAGTTTTAGAGCACCAAACGAGAAAGAGATTGAAAAAATGGAGAACTTTGTGAATAGCTTAGGGAACTTGAAGGGTACTACCCTAAAAGCTAAGGACATAGCGGAAGCAGCACTTTACCTTGCTAGTGACGAGTCTAGATATGTGAGTGGTCATAACCTTATTGTAGATGGTGCGGTTACAACGACTAAAAATTGTGTTAGCTTGTAA